The Desulfovibrio fairfieldensis sequence CTGGCAGCTCTTTACAGAACTGCGCGAGGAGTGCGGCGGCCTGGTCTTTACCCTCAGGCGCAAGGACGGCGAAGCCGCGGCCGACGACGTCTTTCAGCTCATGCAGATGGTGCTGGACGAAGCCCGCAGGGGCATCAACATCCAGCGCTACAAGGGCCTGGGCGAAATGAATCCGGACCAGCTCTGGGTGACCACTATGAACCCGGACAACCGCATTCTGTTGCAGGTTTCCGTAGAGGATGCCACTTCCGCCTCCGACGCCTTTGAGGAACTGATGGGCGACAGGGTGGAACCGCGTCGCGATTTCATTGAACGTAACGCCCTGGCTGTACAGGAGCTGGATATTTAAGGAAGCGCTGGTTGATGGTCTTTTTGCCCTGTGCCGTGTTGCTCACCCAGCAGCTTAACGGCCTCGGCAAAACAAAAATTTTCATTGATCACACTTCTCAAAACGGAACTACGCATAGGAATGGAAAACAGCAAACAACCCTCCACAGGCTGGCTGTCCTGGCTTATAGCTGTGGGCGGCTGGCTGACCTGCGCGGCCATGTGTCTTTTTTTGACAGTCAGTCTGGAGGGCTGGCCCAAGGCCTATAATTTTGTCCTTCCGGCGGTCATAGCCATATTGTTCAGCAATATTGTCGTGTTTCTCTTCATGTCTTCACGTTTCGGCGAACATGCCGGAATTCTGTTCCGGGCCGTGAGCCGCGTGTGCATGGCCGAAGGCGTGCTGTTGCTGCTGCTCTTTGCAGGGGGCAGATTTTTTATCGGAACTTAAAGCAATTTCAAAGTGAAATTGCTTTAACGCCGCACACGGTGCGGCGCGCCGCAACGCGGCATGGATTCTGGCGGAAACCACGTTTTTCGCCAGAATGCCAACTTTGAAATTTGTAAAATTTCAAAGTTAATCTGTTCTAGGGAAGCACTGATTACTGGTCTTTTTGCTCTCTGCCTGCGCGTGAACGGCTCAAGCAAGCCGCTGGCGCGGCCACGGCTAGTGATCTTGGCAGAGAATAAAAATCTTCATTAACCGGTGTTTAGATGTAGTCACTATACCCTGCCGCGTTGGGCGGCCACGGTTGATATTCTACCCGCGAGGCGAACGTGTCTGAAGCGCAAGACGGACAGCATCCGCAAATCAACATAGAAAAAGAACTCCGCCAGTCCTATCTGGAGTACTCCCTTTCGGTCATCATCGGGCGCGCCATTCCGGACGCCCGTGACGGCCTGAAGCCCGTGCACCGGCGGATCATGTTCGCCCAGTACGAGCTGGCAAACAATTACAACCGCCCGCACAAGAAGTCCGCGCGCATCGTCGGCGACGTCATCGGTAAATATCACCCGCACGGCGATTCGGCGGTCTATGACGCCTTGGTGCGCCTGGCGCAGGAATTTTCCATGCGCGATCCCCTGGTGGACGGCCAGGGCAACTTCGGCTCCATCGACGGCGACTCTGCGGCGGCAATGCGCTACACGGAAGTGCGCATGTCCCGGCTGGCCCAGGAATTCCTGGGCGACCTGGACAAGAATACCGTGGATTTCCGGCCCAACTACGACAATACCCTGCAGGAACCCTCGGTGATGCCCACCAAGGTGCCCAATCTGCTGCTCAACGGTTCGTCGGGCATTGCCGTGGGCATGGCCACCAATATTCCGCCGCACAACCTGGGCGAACTCTGTGACGCGCTGCAGCTTCTGCTGGACAATCCCCAGTGCAGCGTGGACGACCTCATGGAGTACGTGAAGGGGCCGGACTTCCCCACCGCCGGTTTTGTCTACGCGGGCAAGGGACTGTACGACGCCTACCATACGGGCCGGGGCACGGTAAAAATGCGCGGCCGGGTGGAAATCGAGGAGCGCAAAAAAGGCCTCCAGTCCGTGGTCATCAGGGAAATTCCCTTTGGCCTGAACAAATCCAGCCTGGTGGAAAAAATCGCGGCCCTGGTCAATGACCGCAAGATCGACGGCATTGCGGATTTGCGCGATGAATCGGACCGCAAGGGCATCCGCATCGTCATTGACCTCAAGCGCGGCGTGATTCCGGATATTGTGGTCAATGCCCTGTATAAATTCACGCCCCTGGAATCCAGCTTCGGCATCAATATGCTGGCTGTGGTGGACAACCGGCCGGTGCTGCTTACTCTTAAAAGCGCACTGAGCTGCTTTGTGGACCACCGGCGCGAAGTGGTCATTCGCCGTACCCGTTACGATCTGGAAAAAGCCGAAGCCCGGGCCCATATTCTGGAAGGTCTGCGCATCGCCATAGACCATATCGACCAGGTGGTGGCCCTGATCCGCGCATCGGCCAATCCTGAGGAAGCCCGCCAGGGCCTCATGGAAACCTTCGAGCTGTCCGAAATTCAGGCCAGGGCCATTCTGGACATGCGTCTGCAACGCCTCACCGGTTTGCAGCGCGAGGAACTGCTGGCCGAATACAAGGATCTGCTCCAGAAAATCGAATTCTATAAGTCCGTGCTGGACAATTCGGAAGTGCTGCGCAGCGAGATGAAGCGCGAGATCCGCGAGATTCGGGAAACGTTCGTCACGCCCCGGCGCACGGAAGTGCTCACCGAGGCCTTGGGCGGCATCGACATCGAGGACCTGATCCCGGACGATGAGGTGGTCATCACCCTGTCCCGCCGCGGGTACATGAAGCGCACCAATCTGGAAAATTACCAGCAGCAGAAGCGCGGCGGCAAGGGCATTGCGGCCCTGCACACCTCGGACGACGATTACGTGCAGGAATTCCTGACCACCACCAATCACCAGTATCTCTGTCTGTTCACCAACAAAGGCCGCATGCACCAGCTCAAGGTGCATCAGGTGCCCGAGGGCAGCCGCACGGCCAAGGGCGTGCATATTAACAATCTGCTGCCGCTGGAAGAGGGCGAGTGGGTCACCACGGTGCTGGCCCTGCGCGAGTTTGCCGAGGACAAGTATTTCCTCTTTGTGACCCGGCGCGGCATGGTCAAACGCTCTTCGGCCTCGCTCTATGCCCGCTGCCGTAAAACCGGACTCATGGCCGTGGGCCTGCGCGAGGACGACGAGCTGGTGGTGGTGCGGCCCATCCGCGAGGACAATCACATTGTACTGGCCACGGCGGACGGCTTTGCCATCCGCTTTTCCTGCGGTGACATCCGGCCCATGGGTCGGGTGGCCACTGGGGTCAAGGGCATTGCCCTGCGCCGCCAAGACAGTGTGGTGGCCGGGGTGGTTCTCAAGGATGTGGATCAGACCACGGAAATCATGTCCATTTCGGCCAACGGCTACGGCAAGCGCACCAGGGTGGATCTTTACCGCCTTCAGTCGCGCGGCGGCAAGGGCATCATCAACTTCAAGGTCACGGCCAAGACAGGCCCGGTGGTGGGCGCCATGCCCGTGCGGGATAACGACGGCCTGATCCTGCTGACCTCGGCCAACAAGATTGTGCGCATCGGCGTGGACGAGGTGCGCAGCAAGGGCCGGGCCACCATGGGCGTGATGCTGGTACGCCTGGACGAAGGCGCGCGCGTGGTGGGCTTTGACCGTGTGGACGAGGGCGGCCAGATCGTACGTGATCTCAGCGTGGAGCTGGATGAGGCGGACGGCATGCCTTCCGTTGCCTCCGCCTCTGATTCCGCCGACGGCCGTGGCTCGAAGCCGGACGCGGAACCGAATCAGGATGGTGATGAGGACTAAACCGCGCCCGCGTTCGTGCCTGCTGCTGGCGGCCCTGGCTCTTTGGGCCTGCCTGGCGACCGGTTGCGAACAAGATGCGTTGCTGACCGACGACCTCGGCGCGGCGCGCGCGGCAATGGCCGAGCGCAACTGGCCTCTGGCCGAACGCCTGCTGGAACGTTATCTGCGCGAGGAGCGAAATCCGGACCAGCGCTGGGAGGCCTGGCAGCAGTTGTTGAGCGTGGTCAATTCCGCCAATCCGGAAGCCCGCGCCACTCTGGAATATCTGGAGGTCATGCTGGCGGAATTCGCGGACGACGACGCCCGCACCAAGGTTGTGCTGGAGCGCATGGGGCGGCTTAATGAAAGCCTGCGACATTATGACCGTGCGGCGGACGCCTGGAGCTCCTATATCGGGCTGGCCGGCCTGACGCCGGGGGAAACCGTGGAGGGCTATCGTCGGCTGGCCGCCACGCAGTTCAGTCAGCGCCGTTTCGACGCCGGGGAGGAAACCCTGCAGCAATGCCTGGCCCTGCCTCTGGCGGATCACGACAAGATCATGTGCATGTATGATCTGGCGGACCAAAACATGGCCCGCGAGCACTGGCAGGAAGTGGCGGACCTCAGCCAGCAGATCCTGGACAGCGGGCCGGACAAGGAAGTGAGGGGCCTGGCTGGTTATCTGCTGGGTGATGCCCTGGAACAGCTGGGGCGGGGCGAGGAAGCCCTGAAACAATTTGAACTGGCGCGCGACGAATATCCCAATCCGTCGGTCATGGACAATCGCATTGCGCATTTGCGCAAAAAACTGAAGAAGTAGATGGTTATGATTCGGCACGAATGCGGTCTTTTCGGTATTTATGATCATGAGGACGCGGCCCGTCTGGCCTATTTCGGCCTCTACGCCCAGCAGC is a genomic window containing:
- the gyrA gene encoding DNA gyrase subunit A, with the translated sequence MSEAQDGQHPQINIEKELRQSYLEYSLSVIIGRAIPDARDGLKPVHRRIMFAQYELANNYNRPHKKSARIVGDVIGKYHPHGDSAVYDALVRLAQEFSMRDPLVDGQGNFGSIDGDSAAAMRYTEVRMSRLAQEFLGDLDKNTVDFRPNYDNTLQEPSVMPTKVPNLLLNGSSGIAVGMATNIPPHNLGELCDALQLLLDNPQCSVDDLMEYVKGPDFPTAGFVYAGKGLYDAYHTGRGTVKMRGRVEIEERKKGLQSVVIREIPFGLNKSSLVEKIAALVNDRKIDGIADLRDESDRKGIRIVIDLKRGVIPDIVVNALYKFTPLESSFGINMLAVVDNRPVLLTLKSALSCFVDHRREVVIRRTRYDLEKAEARAHILEGLRIAIDHIDQVVALIRASANPEEARQGLMETFELSEIQARAILDMRLQRLTGLQREELLAEYKDLLQKIEFYKSVLDNSEVLRSEMKREIREIRETFVTPRRTEVLTEALGGIDIEDLIPDDEVVITLSRRGYMKRTNLENYQQQKRGGKGIAALHTSDDDYVQEFLTTTNHQYLCLFTNKGRMHQLKVHQVPEGSRTAKGVHINNLLPLEEGEWVTTVLALREFAEDKYFLFVTRRGMVKRSSASLYARCRKTGLMAVGLREDDELVVVRPIREDNHIVLATADGFAIRFSCGDIRPMGRVATGVKGIALRRQDSVVAGVVLKDVDQTTEIMSISANGYGKRTRVDLYRLQSRGGKGIINFKVTAKTGPVVGAMPVRDNDGLILLTSANKIVRIGVDEVRSKGRATMGVMLVRLDEGARVVGFDRVDEGGQIVRDLSVELDEADGMPSVASASDSADGRGSKPDAEPNQDGDED
- a CDS encoding tetratricopeptide repeat protein, translated to MRTKPRPRSCLLLAALALWACLATGCEQDALLTDDLGAARAAMAERNWPLAERLLERYLREERNPDQRWEAWQQLLSVVNSANPEARATLEYLEVMLAEFADDDARTKVVLERMGRLNESLRHYDRAADAWSSYIGLAGLTPGETVEGYRRLAATQFSQRRFDAGEETLQQCLALPLADHDKIMCMYDLADQNMAREHWQEVADLSQQILDSGPDKEVRGLAGYLLGDALEQLGRGEEALKQFELARDEYPNPSVMDNRIAHLRKKLKK